In Geitlerinema sp. PCC 9228, the following proteins share a genomic window:
- a CDS encoding helix-turn-helix domain-containing protein, with product MLVLTYLYRIYPDLEPELQMLNWLETCRQVYNHALGERKDWIDSRKCPVNACSLQKEYIIPA from the coding sequence ATGCTTGTATTGACCTACTTATACCGGATTTACCCAGATCTGGAACCGGAACTCCAGATGCTTAATTGGCTGGAGACTTGCCGCCAGGTCTATAACCACGCGCTCGGGGAACGCAAAGACTGGATCGACAGTCGAAAGTGCCCGGTCAATGCTTGCAGTCTCCAGAAGGAATACATCATCCCAGCCG